From one Micromonospora siamensis genomic stretch:
- the pnuC gene encoding nicotinamide riboside transporter PnuC translates to MLDWLTTEAFRVAGVATTWAEVLGFATGVLNVWLVARQHIANWALGIANVLLLMVLFWAAGLYADAGLQLVYVALGVYGWYHWLFGGERRSRLTVSRTGRGEWLGLAVAGVLLTAGLWVLLDRATDSTVPLADALTTALSLLATYGQTRKLVESWWLWIAADLIYIPLYAYKGLWLTGALYLVFLGLCVLGLRAWRADLRSADRDPAPVPPGPAPAAA, encoded by the coding sequence GTGCTGGACTGGTTGACCACGGAGGCGTTCAGGGTCGCCGGGGTGGCGACGACCTGGGCGGAGGTGCTGGGCTTCGCCACCGGCGTGCTCAACGTGTGGCTGGTCGCCCGCCAGCACATCGCGAACTGGGCGCTCGGCATCGCCAACGTGCTGCTGCTGATGGTGCTGTTCTGGGCCGCCGGCCTGTACGCCGACGCCGGCCTGCAACTCGTCTACGTGGCGTTGGGCGTCTACGGCTGGTACCACTGGCTCTTCGGCGGCGAGCGGCGCAGCCGGTTGACGGTCAGCCGGACGGGGCGTGGCGAGTGGCTGGGCCTGGCAGTTGCCGGCGTGCTGCTCACGGCCGGTCTCTGGGTCCTGCTGGACCGGGCGACCGACTCCACCGTGCCGCTGGCGGACGCGCTCACCACCGCGTTGTCCCTGCTCGCCACCTACGGGCAGACCCGCAAGCTGGTGGAGAGCTGGTGGCTGTGGATCGCCGCCGACCTGATCTACATCCCGCTCTACGCGTACAAGGGACTCTGGCTGACCGGCGCGCTCTACCTGGTCTTCCTCGGGCTCTGCGTGCTGGGCCTGCGCGCCTGGCGGGCGGACCTGCGCTCGGCCGACCGCGACCCCGCCCCGGTGCCACCCGGCCCGGCCCCGGCCGCGGCGTGA
- a CDS encoding tyrosine-protein phosphatase — MTVRDWELVGAPNARDLGGLLGAGGRRVRAGRLIRTPALGRLTDEDLPVLGKLGAACVVDLRDASEIDVAPPDRLAGEPRLVHLPVHDAAHPVFTYVSAVLLGHDLAAYDELAAEGTPAAMAAIYRWFVTGSSARTGFGTAVRLAAEPGNLPLVFHCSAGKDRTGWLTVVLLTALGVDEATIRADYLRNNELTASLREVLLEAMGRRHPGLDPETVRPVLEVRPEYLDAAYDEVRRVHGSFEAYLRDGLGVDATTVAALRENLLD, encoded by the coding sequence ATGACCGTACGGGACTGGGAACTGGTGGGGGCGCCGAACGCACGGGACCTCGGCGGCCTGCTGGGCGCCGGTGGGCGGCGGGTACGGGCCGGCCGGTTGATCCGGACGCCCGCGCTGGGCCGGCTCACCGACGAGGACCTGCCGGTGCTGGGCAAGCTGGGTGCGGCCTGCGTGGTGGACCTGCGGGACGCCTCCGAGATCGACGTCGCCCCGCCGGACCGGCTGGCCGGTGAACCCCGGCTGGTGCACCTGCCGGTGCACGACGCGGCCCACCCCGTCTTCACGTACGTCTCGGCGGTGCTGCTCGGGCACGACCTGGCCGCGTACGACGAGCTGGCCGCGGAGGGGACGCCGGCGGCGATGGCGGCGATCTACCGCTGGTTCGTCACCGGATCCTCGGCCCGGACCGGTTTCGGGACGGCGGTGCGGCTGGCGGCGGAGCCGGGGAACCTGCCGCTGGTGTTCCACTGCTCGGCGGGCAAGGACCGCACCGGCTGGCTGACCGTGGTGCTGCTGACCGCCCTCGGCGTGGACGAGGCGACGATCCGGGCGGACTACCTGCGAAACAACGAGTTGACCGCCAGCCTGCGGGAGGTGCTGCTGGAGGCGATGGGGCGCCGGCATCCGGGGCTGGACCCGGAGACGGTGCGCCCGGTGCTGGAGGTGCGCCCGGAGTACCTGGACGCCGCGTACGACGAGGTGCGGCGGGTGCACGGCTCGTTCGAGGCGTACCTGCGCGACGGGTTGGGGGTGGACGCGACGACGGTGGCGGCGCTGCGGGAGAACCTGCTGGACTGA
- a CDS encoding C40 family peptidase — translation MELQPGREALVRVAAATLWTAPEAVRPVDRPALAPRTDIPAWVAGMDAEQRVGDCVLSQLLLGERALVTELRPDGWARVVAVEQPAPELDRRGYPGWLPTAQLTPAPPRSDSSARCTVAALTTDLREDAHGPVALAGATLGTRLPPAGPPVAGRLPLHTPGHADPLWAAEDDVAPLPEGHPDPADPLALARRLRDVPYVWGGLTPHGVDCSGLVHLAWRRYGVVLPRDAYDQAQATTPVRLGEERPGDLYFFARPGRRIHHVGIVTGERRMLHACYRQRRVVEEALPADRLATLVGAARV, via the coding sequence GTGGAGCTGCAACCGGGCCGGGAGGCCCTCGTCCGGGTGGCGGCGGCCACCCTGTGGACCGCACCCGAGGCGGTCCGGCCCGTCGACCGCCCCGCCCTCGCGCCCCGCACCGACATCCCCGCCTGGGTCGCCGGGATGGACGCCGAGCAGCGCGTCGGCGACTGCGTGCTGAGCCAGCTGCTCCTCGGCGAACGGGCGCTGGTCACCGAGCTGCGCCCCGACGGCTGGGCCCGGGTGGTCGCCGTCGAGCAGCCCGCCCCCGAGCTGGACCGGCGGGGCTATCCGGGCTGGCTGCCGACCGCCCAGCTGACCCCGGCCCCACCCCGGTCCGACAGCTCGGCCCGGTGCACCGTCGCCGCGCTCACCACCGACCTGCGGGAGGACGCCCACGGGCCGGTGGCCCTCGCCGGGGCCACCCTCGGCACCCGGCTGCCCCCGGCCGGGCCACCCGTGGCCGGCCGGCTGCCGCTGCACACGCCCGGTCACGCCGACCCGCTCTGGGCGGCCGAGGATGACGTGGCCCCCCTGCCCGAGGGGCATCCGGATCCGGCCGACCCGCTGGCGCTCGCCCGCCGCCTGCGCGACGTCCCGTACGTCTGGGGCGGCCTCACCCCGCACGGCGTCGACTGCTCCGGCCTGGTGCACCTGGCCTGGCGCCGGTACGGCGTCGTCCTGCCCCGCGACGCGTACGACCAGGCGCAGGCCACCACCCCGGTGCGCCTCGGCGAGGAACGCCCGGGCGACCTGTACTTCTTCGCCCGGCCGGGCCGGCGGATCCACCACGTCGGCATCGTCACCGGCGAGCGGCGGATGCTGCACGCCTGCTACCGGCAGCGCCGGGTGGTGGAGGAGGCGCTGCCGGCCGACCGGCTGGCCACCCTGGTCGGCGCCGCCCGGGTCTGA
- a CDS encoding mandelate racemase/muconate lactonizing enzyme family protein, with the protein MTIAAVRTHRLSAPLHTPFVTALRRATTVETLVVEVTDDEGRSGFGEAPQVWQVTGASVTGAQACVQDVLGPLIAGRDPDDLVALCAEVARAVAGNESAKAAVDVALHDLAARRLGVPLVRLLGGTALRVPTDVTLAAGDPAELAAAGRQRRTEGFSVLKLKVGTDAAGDLERVHAVRTAVGPGVRIRLDANQGWTPREAVRVINGIADAGLDVELVEQPVARWDLDGLAWVSDRVSVPILADESVFGVRDLVEVIRRRAADLVNVKLAKCGGLQPARTLLDLAAAHGVGTLVGSMMESQIGVGAAASLVAAYGTTVVSDLDAAWWLAWSPVVGGIGYEGATVVLPDVPGLGVTGILEAKLQRRG; encoded by the coding sequence ATGACGATCGCCGCGGTACGCACCCACCGGCTTTCCGCCCCCTTGCACACCCCGTTCGTCACCGCGCTGCGCCGCGCCACCACCGTGGAGACACTGGTCGTCGAGGTGACCGACGACGAGGGACGCTCCGGTTTCGGGGAGGCGCCGCAGGTGTGGCAGGTCACCGGCGCCTCGGTCACCGGCGCCCAGGCCTGCGTGCAGGACGTGCTCGGCCCGTTGATCGCCGGCCGGGACCCCGACGACCTCGTCGCCCTGTGCGCGGAGGTGGCCCGGGCGGTGGCCGGCAACGAGTCGGCCAAGGCGGCGGTCGACGTCGCCCTGCACGACCTGGCCGCGCGACGGCTCGGCGTACCCCTGGTGCGGCTGCTGGGTGGCACGGCCCTGCGGGTGCCCACGGACGTCACCCTGGCGGCCGGTGACCCGGCGGAGCTGGCGGCGGCCGGCCGGCAGCGCCGCACCGAGGGTTTCTCGGTGCTCAAGCTGAAGGTGGGCACGGACGCCGCGGGTGACCTGGAGCGGGTCCACGCCGTCCGGACCGCCGTCGGCCCCGGGGTGCGGATCCGGTTGGACGCCAACCAGGGCTGGACGCCTCGCGAGGCGGTCCGGGTGATCAACGGCATCGCCGACGCCGGGCTCGACGTCGAGCTGGTCGAGCAGCCGGTGGCCCGCTGGGACCTCGACGGGCTGGCCTGGGTCAGCGACCGGGTGTCGGTGCCGATCCTCGCCGACGAGTCGGTCTTCGGGGTGCGCGACCTGGTCGAGGTGATCCGCCGTCGGGCCGCCGACCTGGTGAACGTGAAGCTGGCCAAGTGCGGTGGACTGCAACCGGCCCGGACCCTGCTCGACCTGGCCGCGGCGCACGGGGTCGGCACCCTGGTCGGTTCGATGATGGAGAGCCAGATCGGGGTGGGCGCGGCGGCGAGCCTGGTCGCCGCGTACGGGACGACGGTGGTGTCCGACCTGGACGCCGCCTGGTGGCTGGCCTGGTCCCCGGTGGTCGGCGGCATCGGGTACGAGGGCGCGACGGTGGTGCTGCCCGACGTGCCCGGGCTCGGCGTCACCGGAATTCTTGAAGCAAAGCTGCAACGTCGTGGTTGA
- a CDS encoding transglycosylase SLT domain-containing protein, producing the protein MLVALAATTVGCGQPERPVTAGAPVTADAAPTEQEWVEPVVEETSPPAPTASPSPRRSASPKPKPKPKPRPTRTASRTTPPPAETGAPVATRPPDPPGCPPTHRGTPVSRAKAKAALTDAARRTYWPTSAPEIKIPLSLVKATAWQESGWQSDVVACDGGIGLMQIQPETVDWMNQRFGQDYDVHDYRDNAYLGGTYLAWLTKKIGDTHFRGNYRLDPGLCTGGIESCLLNAVIAAYNFGIAAVLPQDDRGPLVIPNAQYVENVRELMRTCVCLDF; encoded by the coding sequence ATGCTGGTCGCGCTGGCCGCCACGACGGTGGGCTGCGGGCAGCCGGAGCGGCCGGTGACGGCCGGCGCGCCGGTGACCGCCGACGCGGCACCCACCGAGCAGGAGTGGGTCGAGCCGGTGGTGGAGGAGACCTCTCCGCCCGCGCCGACCGCCTCGCCGTCCCCGCGGCGGTCCGCCTCGCCGAAACCGAAGCCCAAGCCGAAACCGAGACCGACCCGCACGGCGAGCCGGACCACACCGCCACCCGCGGAGACCGGGGCGCCCGTGGCCACCCGGCCCCCGGACCCGCCCGGCTGCCCGCCCACCCACCGGGGCACCCCGGTCAGCCGGGCGAAGGCGAAGGCCGCGCTGACCGACGCCGCCCGGCGGACGTACTGGCCGACCAGCGCCCCCGAGATCAAGATTCCGCTGAGCCTGGTCAAGGCCACCGCCTGGCAGGAGAGCGGCTGGCAGTCCGACGTGGTGGCCTGCGACGGCGGCATCGGGCTGATGCAGATCCAGCCGGAGACGGTCGACTGGATGAACCAGCGCTTCGGCCAGGACTACGACGTGCACGACTACCGCGACAACGCCTACCTCGGCGGGACCTACCTCGCCTGGCTGACCAAGAAGATCGGCGACACCCACTTCCGGGGCAACTATCGCCTCGACCCGGGGCTGTGCACCGGCGGGATCGAGTCCTGCCTGTTGAACGCGGTGATCGCGGCGTACAACTTCGGCATCGCCGCGGTGCTCCCGCAGGACGACAGGGGGCCGCTGGTGATCCCCAACGCGCAGTACGTGGAGAACGTGCGGGAGTTGATGAGGACCTGCGTCTGCCTCGACTTCTGA
- a CDS encoding TerC family protein, whose product MNVSGMVWAGTLVALTAVLVVDLLIIGRRPHEPSVRESSLWVGFYVGLALLFGAGLWLFYDGSVAGQFYTGWLTEYSLSVDNLFVFVIIMARFAVPRQYQQKVLLIGIVLALVMRGGFIAAGAALISQFSWVFYIFGAFLIYTAVNLARQGEPDEDEFSENVLIRWSRKALPLSKNFDGAKLTTHEAGRRLFTPMLIVMIAIGTTDLIFALDSIPAIFGITQEPYLVFTANVFALMGLRQLYFLLGGLLDRLIYLSYGLAVVLGFIGVKLVLEALADNNLPFINGGEPVGWAPHIPIWLSLLVILGTLLIATVASLAKSARDRRRELAEARR is encoded by the coding sequence TTGAACGTGTCCGGAATGGTGTGGGCGGGAACCCTCGTCGCACTGACAGCGGTCCTGGTCGTCGACCTGTTGATCATCGGTCGTCGGCCCCACGAGCCGAGCGTGCGCGAGTCGAGCCTCTGGGTCGGCTTCTACGTCGGCCTGGCCCTGCTCTTCGGCGCCGGGCTGTGGCTCTTCTACGACGGCAGCGTCGCCGGCCAGTTCTACACCGGCTGGCTCACCGAGTACAGCCTCTCGGTGGACAACCTCTTCGTCTTCGTGATCATCATGGCGCGCTTCGCGGTGCCCCGGCAGTACCAGCAGAAGGTGCTGCTCATCGGCATCGTGCTGGCGCTGGTGATGCGCGGTGGCTTCATCGCCGCCGGCGCGGCCCTGATCTCGCAGTTCTCCTGGGTCTTCTACATCTTCGGCGCGTTCCTCATCTACACCGCGGTGAACCTGGCCCGGCAGGGCGAGCCGGACGAGGACGAGTTCAGCGAGAACGTGCTGATCCGGTGGAGCCGCAAGGCGCTGCCGCTGTCGAAGAACTTCGACGGCGCGAAGCTGACCACGCACGAGGCGGGCAGGCGGCTCTTCACCCCGATGCTGATCGTCATGATCGCGATCGGCACCACCGACCTGATCTTCGCGCTCGACTCGATCCCGGCGATCTTCGGGATCACCCAGGAGCCCTACCTCGTCTTCACCGCGAACGTCTTCGCGCTGATGGGGCTGCGCCAGCTCTACTTCCTGCTCGGCGGGCTGCTCGACCGGCTGATCTACCTCAGCTACGGCCTCGCGGTGGTGCTCGGCTTCATCGGCGTGAAGCTGGTGCTGGAGGCGCTGGCCGACAACAACCTGCCGTTCATCAACGGCGGGGAGCCCGTCGGCTGGGCACCGCACATCCCGATCTGGCTCTCCCTGCTGGTCATCCTCGGCACCCTGCTGATCGCCACGGTGGCCAGCCTGGCCAAGTCCGCCCGGGACCGCCGCCGGGAGCTGGCCGAGGCGCGCCGCTGA
- a CDS encoding AAA family ATPase yields the protein MTGRPEACRPEFRHGLVVGKFYPPHAGHHALIEAAAARCAAVTVVVAPSRRESIPLAPRLDWLREAHAHTPWVRVVGRYDDHPVDYADPAAWDAHCAVFREAVGPDPVDAVFSSEAYGAELARRFDAVPVDVDPDRRTVPVSGTAVRADPVAHWRWLSPPVRAWFVRRVVVVGAESTGTTTMARALAAHYRGAWVPEYGRELTARKLAELRARRPAATVFDVTWDRADFREVVRAQQAAEDAAARSSGPLLFCDTDARATAVWEERYLGSSSVQVRAAARRPDLYLLTDHAGVPFDDDGLRDGEHLRAWMTGRFRQELAASGVPVVELAGSHPRRLARAVEACDALLAAGWSLAEPLLPPA from the coding sequence GTGACCGGACGGCCCGAGGCGTGCCGGCCGGAGTTCCGGCACGGCCTGGTGGTCGGCAAGTTCTATCCGCCGCACGCCGGTCACCACGCCCTGATCGAGGCCGCCGCCGCCCGCTGCGCGGCGGTCACCGTGGTGGTGGCGCCGTCCCGGCGGGAGTCGATCCCGCTCGCGCCGCGGCTGGACTGGCTGCGCGAGGCGCACGCGCACACCCCGTGGGTCCGGGTGGTGGGCCGGTACGACGACCACCCCGTCGACTACGCCGACCCGGCGGCCTGGGACGCGCACTGCGCGGTGTTCCGGGAGGCGGTGGGGCCGGACCCGGTGGACGCCGTCTTCTCCTCGGAGGCGTACGGGGCGGAGCTGGCCCGGCGCTTCGACGCCGTACCCGTGGACGTGGACCCGGACCGGCGGACCGTGCCGGTCTCGGGCACCGCGGTGCGGGCGGACCCGGTGGCGCACTGGCGCTGGCTGAGCCCGCCGGTGCGGGCCTGGTTCGTCCGCCGGGTGGTGGTGGTCGGCGCGGAGTCGACCGGCACCACCACGATGGCCCGGGCGTTGGCGGCGCACTACCGCGGCGCCTGGGTGCCGGAGTACGGCCGCGAGTTGACCGCCCGCAAGCTGGCGGAGCTGCGCGCCCGCCGGCCCGCGGCGACGGTCTTCGACGTGACGTGGGACCGGGCCGACTTCCGGGAGGTGGTCCGCGCCCAGCAGGCCGCCGAGGACGCCGCCGCCCGGTCCAGCGGGCCACTGCTGTTCTGCGACACCGACGCCCGGGCCACCGCCGTCTGGGAGGAGCGGTATCTCGGCTCCTCCTCCGTGCAGGTGCGGGCGGCCGCGCGGAGGCCGGACCTCTATCTGCTGACCGACCACGCCGGGGTGCCGTTCGACGACGACGGGTTGCGCGACGGCGAGCACCTGCGGGCCTGGATGACCGGGCGGTTCCGCCAGGAGTTGGCAGCGAGCGGGGTGCCGGTGGTGGAGCTGGCCGGGTCGCACCCGCGGCGGCTGGCCCGGGCGGTCGAGGCCTGTGACGCGCTGCTGGCCGCCGGCTGGTCGCTGGCCGAACCGCTGCTCCCGCCGGCCTGA
- a CDS encoding PhoX family protein: protein MPDVNRRSLLRGAAAAAGGAVLGGPFLGFVARGEAGAVGRRPAPHPTLGPVPDLRDGRVRLHLPEGFRYRSFHDTESPVVLDDGTRLPGRHDGMGAFRGPGDTVRLVRNHEVNNPGPAFGDASVAYDPMAQGGTTTVEVTRFGEVRRAWTSLNGTMMNCSGGRMPWGAWISCEETVNGPDVGPDFTGTSNVPLTRPHGFVFEVPVDGTADRQPVTAAGRFAHESVAFDPVGGHLYLTEDNFGFASGFYRYTPSEHPMRTGRLADGGRLQMLAVRGRPNVNLAASQRRHATYPVRWVDIDDPAPRFPYTPGQPAPTGNETALTHVSRQGWAQGAAYFSRLEGSAYDDGVVYFTATQGGGPAETSTGPIADGFGNGHGQVWAYDCRAQLLRLVYESPGPDVLDFPDNVTTSPRGTIVVCEDNVDDNYVRGLTPRGELFDIALNRLVSSTGVDRSDDEFAGSTFSPDGHTLFVNIQASRGLTFAIWGDWRAIGV, encoded by the coding sequence ATGCCCGATGTCAACCGGCGTTCCTTGCTGCGCGGCGCTGCCGCCGCCGCGGGCGGCGCCGTGCTCGGCGGCCCGTTCCTCGGGTTCGTCGCCCGCGGCGAGGCCGGCGCGGTCGGCCGCCGTCCCGCGCCCCACCCCACCCTCGGCCCTGTGCCCGACCTGCGCGACGGCCGGGTCCGGCTGCACCTTCCCGAAGGCTTCCGGTACCGCTCGTTCCACGACACCGAGAGCCCCGTCGTCCTGGACGACGGCACCCGGCTGCCCGGCCGGCACGACGGCATGGGCGCCTTCCGTGGCCCCGGCGACACCGTCCGGCTGGTCCGCAACCACGAGGTCAACAACCCCGGCCCGGCCTTCGGCGACGCCTCGGTCGCGTACGACCCGATGGCGCAGGGCGGCACCACCACCGTCGAGGTCACCCGCTTCGGCGAGGTACGCCGGGCCTGGACCAGCCTCAACGGCACGATGATGAACTGCTCCGGCGGCCGGATGCCGTGGGGCGCCTGGATCAGCTGCGAGGAGACGGTCAACGGACCGGACGTCGGCCCCGACTTCACCGGCACCTCGAACGTCCCGCTCACCCGACCGCACGGCTTCGTCTTCGAGGTGCCCGTGGACGGCACGGCCGACCGTCAGCCGGTCACCGCCGCCGGCCGCTTCGCCCACGAGTCGGTCGCGTTCGACCCGGTGGGCGGGCACCTCTATCTGACCGAGGACAACTTCGGCTTCGCCTCCGGCTTCTACCGCTACACCCCGTCGGAGCATCCGATGCGTACCGGCCGGCTGGCCGACGGCGGCCGGTTGCAGATGCTCGCCGTGCGGGGCCGACCCAACGTGAACCTGGCCGCGAGCCAGCGCCGGCACGCCACCTACCCGGTGCGGTGGGTGGACATCGACGACCCGGCGCCGCGTTTCCCCTACACGCCCGGGCAGCCGGCGCCGACCGGCAACGAGACCGCGTTGACCCACGTCTCCCGGCAGGGTTGGGCGCAGGGCGCCGCGTACTTCTCCCGGCTGGAGGGCTCGGCGTACGACGACGGGGTCGTCTACTTCACCGCCACCCAGGGCGGTGGCCCGGCGGAGACCTCCACCGGCCCGATCGCCGACGGGTTCGGCAACGGGCACGGTCAGGTCTGGGCGTACGACTGCCGGGCGCAGCTGCTGCGGCTGGTCTACGAGTCGCCCGGCCCCGACGTGCTGGACTTCCCGGACAATGTCACCACCAGCCCGCGCGGCACCATCGTGGTCTGCGAGGACAACGTCGACGACAACTACGTACGCGGGCTGACCCCGCGCGGCGAGCTGTTCGACATCGCGTTGAACCGGCTGGTCAGCAGCACCGGGGTGGACCGGTCCGACGACGAGTTCGCCGGGTCCACGTTCAGCCCGGACGGGCACACCCTGTTCGTGAACATCCAGGCCAGCCGCGGCCTGACCTTCGCCATCTGGGGTGACTGGCGGGCGATCGGGGTCTGA
- the typA gene encoding translational GTPase TypA, with protein MQLRTDLRNVAIIAHVDHGKTTLVDAMLRQAGAYGARGETTERVMDSGDLEREKGITILAKNTGVRYLPADGSDPVTINIIDTPGHADFGGEVERGLTMVDGVVLLVDASEGPLPQTRFVLRKALRARMPIILVINKVDRPDARIKEVVDDTYELFLDLDADEEQIDFPIVYACARDGIASLTQPADGAVPDDSTSLEPLFRTLLDTIPAPAYEEGAPLQAHVTNLDASPFLGRLALCRVRQGTISKGQTVAWCRTDGSTQRVRISEMLMTEGLERKPAETAGPGDIIAVAGISDIMIGETLADAENPVALPLITVDEPAISMTIGTNTSPLVGRVKGSKVTARMVKDRLDKELIGNVSLRVLPTERPDAWEVQGRGELALAILVEQMRRESYELTVGKPQVVTREIDGKTCEPVERLTIDAPEEYLGAITQLLATRKGRMEQLVNHGTGWIRMEWLVPARGLIGFRTEFLTDTRGTGILHHVFESYEPWFGELRTRNNGSLVADRSGAVTAFAMINLQERGQLFVEPTTEVYEGMIVGENSRSDDMDVNITKEKKLTNMRASTSDETEKLIPPRKLSLEQALEFCREDECVEVTPTAVRIRKVVLDQQQRGRAAARRKHAG; from the coding sequence ATGCAGCTTCGCACCGACCTCCGCAACGTCGCCATCATCGCCCACGTCGACCACGGCAAGACGACCCTGGTCGACGCCATGTTGCGGCAGGCCGGCGCCTACGGCGCCCGTGGTGAGACCACCGAGCGGGTCATGGACTCGGGGGATCTCGAGCGGGAAAAGGGCATCACCATCCTGGCCAAGAACACCGGCGTGCGGTACCTGCCGGCGGACGGGTCCGACCCGGTCACCATCAACATCATCGACACCCCCGGCCACGCCGACTTCGGCGGCGAGGTCGAGCGCGGCCTGACCATGGTCGACGGCGTGGTGCTGCTGGTCGACGCCAGCGAGGGTCCGCTGCCGCAGACCCGGTTCGTGCTGCGCAAGGCGCTGCGGGCCCGGATGCCGATCATCCTGGTGATCAACAAGGTGGACCGGCCGGACGCCCGGATCAAGGAGGTCGTGGACGACACCTACGAGCTCTTCCTCGACCTGGACGCCGACGAGGAGCAGATCGACTTCCCGATCGTCTACGCCTGCGCCCGCGACGGCATCGCCTCGCTGACCCAGCCCGCCGACGGCGCGGTGCCGGACGACAGCACCAGCCTGGAGCCGCTGTTCCGCACCCTGCTGGACACCATCCCGGCGCCCGCGTACGAGGAGGGAGCGCCGCTGCAGGCGCACGTCACCAACCTCGACGCCTCGCCGTTCCTGGGCCGGCTGGCGCTGTGCCGGGTCCGCCAGGGCACCATCAGCAAGGGCCAGACGGTCGCCTGGTGCCGCACCGACGGCAGCACCCAGCGGGTCCGCATCTCCGAGATGCTGATGACCGAGGGCCTGGAGCGCAAGCCGGCCGAGACCGCTGGCCCGGGCGACATCATCGCCGTCGCCGGCATCTCGGACATCATGATCGGTGAGACCCTCGCCGACGCGGAGAACCCGGTGGCGCTGCCGCTGATCACCGTGGACGAGCCGGCCATCTCGATGACCATCGGCACCAACACCTCGCCGCTGGTCGGCCGGGTCAAGGGCTCCAAGGTCACCGCCCGGATGGTCAAGGACCGGCTCGACAAGGAGCTGATCGGCAACGTCTCGCTGCGGGTGCTGCCGACCGAGCGGCCGGACGCCTGGGAGGTGCAGGGCCGTGGTGAGCTGGCCCTGGCCATCCTGGTCGAGCAGATGCGGCGCGAGTCCTACGAGCTGACCGTCGGCAAGCCGCAGGTCGTCACCCGGGAGATCGACGGCAAGACCTGCGAGCCGGTCGAGCGGCTGACCATCGACGCCCCGGAGGAGTACCTCGGCGCGATCACCCAGCTCCTCGCGACCCGCAAGGGCCGGATGGAGCAGCTGGTCAACCACGGCACCGGCTGGATCCGGATGGAGTGGCTGGTCCCGGCGCGCGGCCTGATCGGCTTCCGCACCGAGTTCCTCACCGACACCCGGGGCACCGGCATCCTGCACCACGTCTTCGAGTCGTACGAGCCGTGGTTCGGCGAGCTGCGGACCCGTAACAACGGTTCGCTCGTCGCCGACCGGTCCGGCGCGGTCACCGCCTTCGCGATGATCAATCTGCAGGAGCGCGGCCAGCTCTTCGTCGAGCCGACCACCGAGGTGTACGAGGGCATGATCGTCGGGGAGAACTCCCGCTCCGACGACATGGACGTCAACATCACCAAGGAGAAGAAGCTCACCAACATGCGGGCGTCGACCTCCGACGAGACCGAGAAGCTGATCCCGCCGCGCAAGCTGTCGCTGGAGCAGGCCCTCGAGTTCTGCCGCGAGGACGAGTGCGTCGAGGTCACCCCGACCGCGGTGCGCATCCGCAAGGTGGTGCTGGACCAGCAGCAGCGGGGTCGGGCCGCGGCCCGCCGCAAGCACGCCGGCTGA
- a CDS encoding serine hydrolase, whose product MIWAELDAHLAKVPGTVSAYVGRPGAAPAWTRLPDATHYAASTMKVAVLVALLRAAEAGELDLDTPIPVVNEFDSALPGAPRFGCDRDYDNDEAVWERVGGTASPRWLAQRMIVRSSNLATNIVLGLVGLPAVARAWTLGGARHSATGRGIEDFAAREAGITNPVTAADLAALLGALALGARRPGPLASPAGCAAMLDVLCAQEFREDIAAGLPEGTRIAHKNGWVRGVRHGAGVVFPDDAPPYVIVVCTTTDLADGGPSGEEVEDDACRLIANVSARVWAARHDLPA is encoded by the coding sequence ATGATCTGGGCGGAACTCGACGCGCACCTGGCCAAGGTCCCCGGCACCGTCTCGGCGTACGTAGGTCGTCCCGGCGCCGCGCCCGCCTGGACCCGGCTGCCCGACGCCACCCACTACGCGGCCAGCACCATGAAGGTCGCCGTGCTGGTCGCCCTGCTCCGCGCCGCCGAGGCCGGCGAACTGGACCTGGACACCCCGATCCCGGTGGTGAACGAGTTCGACTCCGCCCTGCCCGGCGCGCCCCGGTTCGGCTGCGACCGCGACTACGACAACGACGAGGCGGTCTGGGAGCGCGTCGGCGGCACCGCCTCGCCGCGCTGGCTCGCCCAGCGCATGATCGTCCGGTCCAGCAACCTGGCCACCAACATCGTGCTGGGCCTGGTCGGCCTGCCGGCGGTGGCGCGGGCCTGGACGCTCGGCGGGGCCCGGCACAGCGCCACCGGCCGGGGCATCGAGGACTTCGCCGCCCGGGAGGCCGGCATCACCAACCCGGTCACCGCCGCCGACCTGGCCGCCCTGCTCGGCGCACTGGCGCTGGGCGCGCGGCGGCCCGGCCCGCTGGCCTCGCCGGCCGGCTGCGCGGCCATGCTCGACGTGCTGTGCGCCCAGGAGTTCCGCGAGGACATCGCCGCCGGGCTGCCCGAGGGCACCCGGATCGCGCACAAGAACGGCTGGGTACGCGGGGTCCGGCACGGCGCCGGCGTGGTCTTCCCGGACGACGCCCCGCCGTACGTCATCGTCGTCTGCACCACGACCGACCTGGCCGACGGCGGCCCGAGCGGCGAAGAGGTGGAGGACGACGCCTGCCGGCTGATCGCCAACGTCTCGGCCCGCGTGTGGGCCGCCCGGCACGACCTGCCGGCCTGA